TCTCCTCTATGTTCAGGCACAGGTGCCATGCCATGCTCCCCCATAGTTATTTTCCctatgtgtgtgtttgtgtgctCGTGCACATGGGTGTGTGTAGACCTAGGCCTCAGCCCAAACGTGATCCAATCCAAGTTTGGGCCTGCAAATCTCAATCCTAGTCTAGTCTGTGGGCTGAAATGTTTGGCCCAAACCTTCATTTTTTGGACAAGCTCAAGCTTGGTATATGGGCCAAACATGCATCCCCTAGATCGGCATTGTCTGGGGCATTTTTGTAATACACAAACTTCATTTCAGGTAATTTGGTTGAAGAAAAGATTTGATAGATAGACAAACTGAAACTCATTTTTTCGGATAAATATGATAATTCTCCCCTTATTTTTATAAGGGCTATAATTTGCCAAATGCGTTGCCATCAACTAAGGTAGTTGTCATATGGGGAAGGGACTAGACCTTCATAGCACAATCACTTGCCTTACATAACTGATTTGTCTTCAAttatttcagttaagtttctgtGTAGAATTTTGATCAGAAACCTTCAACAATGTGCTTTGTGAAAATCAATTTACAGTATGATACAAGGCAGACCAAGGCCAACATGAACTCACAGTATGATGTAAGACAAGTCAAGGGTAGTACACAAATCATTCCAAAACCAGAGAAGTTAGCAAAGCAGTATCAGAAAAGCCCCCCTGAGGTATACATCTTCTTAATTAAGATCCATTTAAAATTAATGTTATGACTTATCTAGAGCTTGCAATCATCTGATACATTGATGGGGTGTTGCTAACATAGGATCTGATTCTTGCAACCAAGTTGGTGAGGCCCATAGGTTTATTTGGGATTGCAGATTTGTTGAAGGAAGCTACAGTTTCAGATGAGAAATATGGATCAGTTAGTCGAGTGTTCATCTtatgtgatgaagaagatgatatcAAAGCTATCTTTAGATGGATGATTGCACAAAACCCACCTGATGAGGTGAAGGAGATCCCTGGTTCAGACCATATGGTCATGATCTCTAAGCCCCAAGAGTTGTGTGCGTATCTTCAAGAGATTGCTCATAGATATTCCTGATTTTTCTCCATCTTTCATGCCTTTTCTATAGGGTGATCACTTGGTTATATACCTATTTGTCTATAATATAGAAAATCAAGTACTACGTtaaaataggaagaaagaacCTATCTTTCTAGGGTTCCCGTTGTTCAGACACAGTTGGATGTGAAAAGACCCAAATGCCCTACATGTATGAAAATAATATGCATTACCTTAGTAGAATCATGTTGTTTTACTCTATCCAACCTATGGTGGATCTTTTGgtcacccattttttttttactttgacttATAATTGAATGGAAGTGGCAACAAAATGCTCACATTCACAGACAGGTGATTCTTGAACAAAACTCAAGCAAGCAGAAAAGGCCAGCACAACCTTGGGATATTAAGGCCACAGTAGGCTGAGAGAAGACCATCTCTCATGGTTTCAGCTTTAGAGGTCTTGGTTGATCATGagaaatagataaaaaattaCACATATTGGCAAGATACATTTCATCGAGTCATGTAGtttttcatttcttattctttgtTTTAATGAAATTCATTTTCTGATCTTTagcccaaaaaggaaaaaaatcatgtaGTTTTCACTTTGTCGTTAATTTTTCATTTGGATGAACTTCCTTGATTCAATTAGGTTtgtccaagtggcaaaataaagcttaaaaaATCTAGGGCGACAAGAGAGTGCAAACCAATCACAAATGACTAAAAGTACATGGCTGGTGCAATTTTCATCATAACAGAATTACAATGTCATTTAAGGTACCTTATCTAAAGTTGCAAattctaccctttttttttttttgttttaataataTGGGAAAAGGGACATGCATTAGACCAATGTGCGATAAGCTAGTAGACGACACCAATAGGGTTAAATACAAATCATCATACTAGAGGAGGGGTCATTCAAAGGAGAGAAGAGACAAACACATAGAGGGTGCCAGCTTACGGTACACAAACAATGTGCacaacatttttcctaataacATGTACTGATTCGTCCCTTTGTATTGGCATAaataccattaattttttttttaaaaggccttattttgtaaattgttaaaaaaagtaGTTGACACTTCTCCTTTGGGAAAGTGCTTTCAAGACTTATCAATAATTAAGTATCCTTGATGGTTTCTAAATCTCAGAAAGGTTGCGACTTTTTTGGGCTCCCACCCCTCTATGCTCTATGGTTCCCTTGTATAGGTCCTAATGGGACCCTTGCACCTAAAAAACAAAGGACCTTAGTGTAATTGGTCAAATCCTCTACCCTTATCTCCACAGCCTTGTCTCCACGTTGTAGATAAGCAATGGATGAGGATCCATCCATACTTGTGGATGACGTTCTTGAATCATTTTGGCCCTTACACTTTTGACAGCATTGCACCCAATGGTGGTTCTCCTCCAACGAAATAAAAGCAATACCAAAGCCACAATAGAGTAAAGAAAACCAACACACAAGAAAAGGCAATGTGGCCAAACATTAATCAACAGAAGCATTTCGTTCTAATCCATGGTGCTTGCCATGGGGCTTGGTGTTGGTATAAGCTTGAGAGGTTGCTAACTTTAGTAGGTCACAGGGTAACATCACTTGACCTCGCAGCTTCTGGGATTAACCCAAAGCAAGTGCATGAGCTTCTCTCCTTTGCTGACTATTATGAGCCCTTAATGGCGCTCATGGCATCTCTCCAAGAAGGTGAGAAGGTGATTCTAGTTGGGCATAGCCTCAATGGATTGAGCATTTCTGTAGCCATGGAAAGGTTCCCCGAGAAAATATCTATAGCTGTTTTCGTCTCTGCTATTATGCCTTGTCCCACCAGCAGTCTTGTTGCCATTGAGGAAAAGGTATGTACATATAACAGAGCTTTTGGTGCAAATtgtgattttggaaaaaaaattgttgttacTCGTGTTGCAGGAACTTCCTTGCTACCTAAGCTCTCAGTCAAAGAAGGGGAAGTGTTTCCTACAAGGTAGTGACTAGTGCAGCTCTTGTGTATGCGCAAGGGCCAATGAATGTGCACAAGAAAGCATTTACAGTGGCACcatttttcatttgatgaagGATGGGCTAGTTATTTTGGCCCATGTGTTTGGGCGAGGGGCAACTCTCCCCCACAAAACCATTTTCCCACCAAAAAGATAGAATAATTCACCTGCCCCTTGGGTTAATTAGTTGAGTGGAGCAACTACTCGTAGGGCCTAGTTAGTTAGGGAGGTCGAATCACAACACCCTAGTTTGCACTATGGGGATGACTATGATCTTAATAAGAGTGATTGGTAGAACATCTTAACCCCTCTGTCATTTTAAAgtaattttttgggtgaatgaattttttatttatttctggcTAGAAGATCATTTGTAGTTTTGGTTTAGTCTCTTCTGTTGacggcaatgccaaaggtgagAGAGGTTGACttggatatttttgtttgaGTTTCTGGCTAGGTCTATTTGTTTAATtatcacttttattttctttattttaatgtaAATTATCATTTGACGAAAAAATACAAACAAATAAGAATAGAGAAAACTTTACAAGCTAGGATATCCAAATATGttgacacaaaaaaaaaaaaaattagaaagcaGTTGAAGCacactccaccttcggcattaccaTCAACAGGGAAGCACTAACCAAGACAAACAAAAAGATTTTCAAAACCTCCAAAATGAAGGaaagaataataaagaaaaaaaaaactaaatagtGAAAATTCCAACACAAAACAATGATCTCTCCTTACAGCTGAATCAAGCTAAAAGGCAATCCTAAGAGCCGAAGAAGATACAAAAGCAAAGAGAGAATTCATAACCTCTAGGCACCAAAGCCAACTCCGAGAGGATCAAAATTAGAGCTCACTCATTGATCAAAGGAAAACCTTCATCAATGGGACACCGAGGAAGCAGCTAAGGAGATACCCACTTCTTgcttaaatttattttcaacaCTATCATAGAGTTAAGATAAATCTCACTTCTTACTATTCATAGTCACTTAAGTCAAGTGTTGAAGCCAATAAGAGAAATCTAATAACTCATATTCATTGTTATTATTTCCTAGATTTATTAAGATCGTAGTTTTGAGATTATAAGAGAATGGTTACTCAAAGTTCTTCCAATCCTACCATTGTTCCTGCAATGGGATGTTAAGActaattttcaattttgacAAGATAGAGCCATTTAATGGTTCTAATCACAAGAGGTGGAAGCAACTGATCAAAGCCAAGAGAGAAGCTTAGTTACAAGTAGCCTTCCAACGCAACAacataattttgaatttgttaTTTAACAAATGATATAATGTGTATTCTCCTTATGAATATGCAAATACTATATGGGCGGCATTAAATAAGAAATATGCTACCAAAACCAAATGAATGGATAATTGACAAGGTTGCTACCAAGCACATTTGTGGGGATAAAAAATCCTTTACAAATATTCAATGATTGGATTAGGGGAAACAGTCTATATGAGGAACTCCCAAAACTCCAATTTCATTGTCAAGAGTAAAGTTACCTTGAAGTTAACTTTGGGAAAGACCCTTGTGTGCTTAAGGACATGTTGCATGTGCTAATGATTCTTCAGAATTTGGTATCCGGATCCCTTCTCAACAAGGGAAGATTGAAACTTAAGTGTATTGGGAAAGAACGTTGTATAGTGGCCTAGTGTGCCGAGAAATATAAGTGTGTGAAATTACCATCTTGCctcttgtgaaataaaaaattctatccATGTATCTGCCTCTGCATACACTTTTATTACCCCCCCCACTGTGTGtgtagggggggggggacctaGGCCTCATCCTAAACCCGATTCAATCTAAGCTTGGGCCTAAAAATCTCAATCCTAATCCAGTATATGGGCTGAAAAGTTTGGCCTAGACCCTCATTTTTCAGGCAAGCTTAGGCTTGATGGGCGAAACTTAAACCCCTAGAACGGCATTGTTTCAGGGATTTTTTTAATACACAATTTTCATTTTGGGTAGTTCAATTAAAGGAAAGATTAGATAGATAATTTGATAAACTGAAACTCATTTTGGGTAATATgataatttctattatttttaaaGCGGGTATGAGCTACCAAATTGTTGCCATGAACTAAGGTATTTGTCATGTGAGGAAAAGACTAGACCTTCACAGCATAATCATTTGCCTTACATcaacaagaacaacaacaacttagTCTTtctctcaactaaatggggtcagctacatggatccgaaaTAGGGTAAAATAGCAATAGAAGTAAAACAAAAGGAACATAGCAAACACCTCAGAAACATCCCatctaaatggggtcggccacACAGATCTTTACCCTCCAAACAGTTGTTTTACATGCATAATTGATTTGTGTCTCCAATTATTTCAATTAAGTTTCTGTAAATAGAATTTTGATCAAATTTTGTGAAAATCAATTTACAGGATGATACAAAGCAGCCCAAGGCCAGTACAGAATTACAATATGAGAGAAGGCAGGTCAATGGTTGTACACAAGTCATTCCAAAACCGGAGAAGTTAGCAAAACAGTATCAGAAAAGCCCACCTGAGGTAAATATTTTCTTAACTAAGATGCACTTAAAATGAATGTTTATCCAAGGCTTACAAACATCTGATTTCTTGATGTGGTGGTGCCAACATAGGATCTGACTCTTGCAACCAAGTTAGTGAGGCCCATGGGCTTCTTTGGGAAGAAGGAAATTACAGTTTCAGAGGAGAAATATGGATCAGTTAGCCGAGTGTTCATATtatgtgatgaagaagatgatattAAAGAGGGCCTGAATCAGATGATTGCACGATACCCACCTGATGAGGTGATAGAGATCCCTGGTTCGGATCATATGGTCATGATCTCTAAGCCCCATGAACTTTGTTCCCATCTCCAGGAAATTGCTCATAgatattcttgatttttctctatCATTAATTCATGCCTATCTAAGAGTAACatctactttttttcttttttttttcttggggagAGAGTGTGGGGGGAGTAACATTCATTTACTAGGGATACTTCCTTATATACGGATACATCATGTACTCTAATGAACAAGCATGTACTATGTTCAAAGATaagaattacatttttttttttctaatgatgggTATCCTGGCCTTTGACTTGATTAGTCCTACAGGCCTATATTGATCCCACAATCGTATAGATCAGATCATACTGTGGTTGAATGAAAACTATTCAGCTTTCACTTAAAACaataaagagcactaaacatctcgtgtgagtggccccaagatAAGAATTACAAGTTGTATGAAAGCAATATGCATTATGTCAAGAGGATCATGTCGTTGACTCtaggcttttttattttttatgattttttttttttttttttgcaaggggCCTATAAAAGGCCATACAAGGGACCCACAGAGGGGCTAGAATAGAGGACCAAAAGGGCCATAACCTTCTTGAAAAATAAGGAAGAGACTTATAGTTTTGTGACTTAGATGCCATCAAGGGGACTTGATCCACTGACTAAGTCCTTGAAGTACTCTCCTAAGGGATGAATGTGCCAACCACTAGGACAAGCCTGGATCAACATAACCCAGAGGCTTTCTGGGTTAACGATTCGTATCCTTATGAAACCAACCTGATATTTAGCAACATGGGGATGCCAACTTCTAAACCACATGGTTGACCCACAGCTTTGAGgttggtgaaaaatatgaaaccCATCCAAAATCCAACCTATTGTGGATCATTTGGCCACCTATTAGGCAACCATCACCGAATAAAAGGTGGGGGACCAAAAGACCAGACCTGATTCTCGACAATTCAGCCATAAACATATAACAAGAAAAAACTTCTTGCAATTCAGATTAAGGTCTAGCTCTACTTGGGTCAATTGGATTAtgaaatgtctttttttttttcacattaaaTTGAATAGTTCTCTCATTATGAAATACCAATATTTGAAACGCGAGTGATATAGCACATGCTTTGTTCAATGGATAAAGGATATATACTTGAAtttatttaattcttttttttaataggtcTTTCATTCTGGACTCTTCTAAAAATAATGGAGTTTTCTTTCTACAGTGGCTTCAATAATGCACAACTTGTAATAAGGACGTGGTTATATGGCCTATGGCTGACATTGGACCGTAAGATCAGACAATATTATACGGCCAGCCTTGCCAAGCTAGTTGGGATTGACCAGGAGGTTGGGGTGGGAAAGTTAGGGTTCCCAGAAGTTAGGATGAGAAAGTAGGGGATTGGGATATAAGCCAAAGGGTGTGTCTGTTTGTATCAAGAGAGTTACAAACAAAACTTGTAACCATACAATTTTCACCCTTGTAAGATGAGTGATCTAGAGGGACTAAAATCCTAAAGTCGTTGCTTTCCAGGTAAATTTCAATGACCAAAGTAGTATGGCGAACACATTCATTACAATAGAGAGGTCACTAATGATAAGGGCGTGAAGGGGGATGGGTCCACTGTCACATGGACTATTCTATATACGGGAGTTACCAAATTCTGAGGAGTTGGTATCAATTCATGCGGAATTGCTCCACATATATTTCTTTGATCTAAATGAACCAAAGCCAATCACAATTAATATTGTAAGAGATCCGCTATAGAGCAAATACGTTTATTTTTCAAGTGATTCATATCGTCAAGTTTACTCATTCCAAATTTCATTATGATCAAATAATTCCACTAGCTGCCAATACATCTCGTGGTAACAAAAATGTATTATTCTGAGGTATATCAAAATTCAGTCTTCAATTCATTTTTGTCGACCAATCTTTCCTAATGACAATTaacaaataatgaaatattataCTAAACTAGGCATAGTGATGCCTAGCAAGAACCTGAGAAGAGGCAATAAAATTCTAACAATCACAAACATGTGAATTCATCACCAAAGTCAAGGAAGTTGAAAATTAAGGTTGACACAAGCTTTGAGATATTAGGGCCACGACAGACTAAGAGAAGACCATCTCATGGCTTCAGCTTTAGAGGCTCCAACTGATTCGGagaatagttaaaaaaaaaaaaaaaaaagaatccatattgactaaaaaaaatttacccaTAGGTTCATTTTATCGAGTCATGCAATCAATCAGTTTGTCATCGATTTTCCATGTGGACCTCCTTGATTCAATTGTTGTCAAGGTTTGAGGGATCAGATTGGTTTGGTCTGAATCAGTCGGATCAGATCAGATCGGTATTGATCTTGTTTGATCCTAATTCTTGGTTGATACTATATCGTTGAATCTGTATGAACGAAGggtaataagaaaaaataatttttgaatgACAAATAAAGATATTTTTATCTGATACAGGCCAATATTAAGACTAATTCCAATATCTTAAATCATGATAAGTGTTATTGATGATGAAGTGGTAGAataaataaagctttgaaaatccagGAATATAAGAGATCGAGTGCAAGCCAATACATGATGATTGAAAATGCATGGGAGGTGTGTGGAAATACAAGCGAGGGTGTTTGAATTAACATGAGCCTAACATTTGACATGTTGGCCAATCCAAGCCCTTGCCCTTTCTATCCAACGGTCTACATCGATTTTTTTCGTTACGATTTTTTGCATCTAAAGAcataagaaaaagggaaaaattccAATATTTTAAATGTGAGGAATAATATATActtcgtccattggataaaggaTATATCCTT
The Macadamia integrifolia cultivar HAES 741 unplaced genomic scaffold, SCU_Mint_v3 scaffold2852, whole genome shotgun sequence genome window above contains:
- the LOC122067341 gene encoding salicylic acid-binding protein 2-like, which gives rise to MQMEKNDEQKHFVLVHGAGHGAWCWYKVENLLTSLGHKVTSLDLAASGINPKQVDDLQSIANYYEPLMVFMASLPKDEKVILVGHSYNGLSTSVAMERFPEKVSVAVFISATMPSPTNSFVDILKEYDTRQTKANMNSQYDVRQVKGSTQIIPKPEKLAKQYQKSPPEDLILATKLVRPIGLFGIADLLKEATVSDEKYGSVSRVFILCDEEDDIKAIFRWMIAQNPPDEVKEIPGSDHMVMISKPQELCAYLQEIAHRYS
- the LOC122067342 gene encoding salicylic acid-binding protein 2-like; its protein translation is MWPNINQQKHFVLIHGACHGAWCWYKLERLLTLVGHRVTSLDLAASGINPKQVHELLSFADYYEPLMALMASLQEGEKVILVGHSLNGLSISVAMERFPEKISIAVFVSAIMPCPTSSLVAIEEKDDTKQPKASTELQYERRQVNGCTQVIPKPEKLAKQYQKSPPEDLTLATKLVRPMGFFGKKEITVSEEKYGSVSRVFILCDEEDDIKEGLNQMIARYPPDEVIEIPGSDHMVMISKPHELCSHLQEIAHRYS